Part of the Jeotgalibacillus haloalkalitolerans genome is shown below.
CCGATATTCACGGGAATGCCCCCGCTTTGAAATCCGTTCTTCACGAGCTGGATCGGAGGGGAGATGTTAAACATATTTACTGTCTGGGAGATATGATAGGGATTGGACCGGATACAAATGAAGTCCTGGAGATTTTATTTGCCAGAAATGATGTCTCTATGATGACTGGTAACCATGATGAAGCAGTATTGGCCCTGCTTAAAGGAGAAGAACATCCGTTAAGTCATGCTCACGCCAAAGCGCATCATCAGTGGATCGCAGATAAAATGGACAAAATCTTTATCTCGCGATTAGATCAATTGCCAAGAACACTAAATGTAACGGTTGAAGGTCAGACGATCCTATTTACGCACTATCATATTGAACAAAAGAAACTAAATGATCATATCAGTCAGGATCCATTTAGCAGAATTGTTGAACCGGAATTAGAGAGCCTAAAGACTTTATTTAAGGAACACAAAGAAAGGTTAATTTGCTTTGGGCACCATCATCCACTTCATTATTTCAAAGATCATGACCAATATTTTTTGAATCCAGGGTCTTTAGGCTGCAGTTCAAAGCCAGCAGCCCCGTACGCAATTGTTAACGTGGAACAAGCTGGAATTGAAGTTAGTTTGCAAGAAGCGTTTTATGACAAGACAGAGTTTTTGGCCTCATATGAATTGCTCCAGGTTCCGGATCGGAATTTTTTAATGAGGGTGTTTCACGGGGAAAAGTAAATTTTACTACATATTTATGTGAAACGATTAAAAGATGAATAGAGCGGGTCGCATTTTGTATGGATGAAGGAGGGATGAAAATAATGGTGCATTTGAAATCTGTTCATATCAATCAGGACCGGATCCCGGTGAACGAGTATCCATTTAACCTGCCCATTATCAAAAACCTTGGATCACTGGCGTTTCATAAACAGGTCACGATCCTGGTTGGGGACAACGGAACAGGGAAGTCTACTTTACTTGAAGCGATTGCTTCTAACAGTGAAAGCATTTTAATTGGTGGTGAGGCGTTTGACTCTGAATTATCGGTAAAACTGAGAGATCAGCTGAAGTTAGTCTGGCGTATTAAAACGAGAAAAGGCTTCTTTTTCAGAGCAAATGATTTTAATCATTTTATTAACAGGTTAAAGGATATAAAAGCTGAATCCAGACAGGCCATCCGGGACATCAAGGAAAGAGATTCAAATTCTCTTGAGGTGATGCCTTATGCAAGAACATTAAGTGATTTGGAAAGGCTGTATGGGCAAGGTCTGGAAGTACGGTCACACGGAGAAAGTTTCCTGGATTTATTTCAGGCCAGGTTACAGCCTGATGGATTATATATTTTAGATGAGCCTGAGGCACCATTATCGCCTCTCAAACAGTTAACGCTTATCTCAATGATGAAAGAAATGGTGCAAAACAACTGCCAGTTCATCATTGCCACACATTCCCCTATCCTGATGGCTTTTCCGGATGCAGAGATATTATCCATCCAGGACGGGATGCTGCAGCAGGCAACTTACGATGAACTGGAGCACGTTACGTTAACGAGAGATTTCTTAAATCACCCTGAGCGTTTTTTGAGGCATTTATGATTTTGTAAAGAAAAACAGCTTTTAATCAGAAGAATAAGGGGAGGAGACAACTGTGGAGATCGTTTTTGTTAGACATGCCCAGGGTGAACACACTTTACAATTACCAGAAAGCCTGCAACTTCAGAATCCTGCCTTGACTGACGAGGGTATACTGCAAGCAGCAAGACTTCCAACTGAAATCCCTCTGACTGAAAGAGACATCATTGTCACAAGCCCTGTCAGAAGGACAATGCAGACTGCATCTGTCTGGAGTCAAAGCATTGATTGCAGAAAAATCGTCAGTCCGCTTGTATCACCAAGAATGTTTCCACAAAAACCTGATGGTCAGACACTGCCCTGCGACCGGATTCTGAATAAAGATGTCATTAATAAGGAATTTCCAAACTTTGTGCTCGAAAATGACCTACATGAGAAACTTTGGATTTCGGGCATTAATACATTGCCGGAACAGGCATTTCATCTAGTGGCACAAAGTTTTTTGAAGTGGTGCAAAAGGCAGAATGCTGAACGTATCTGCGTTGTATCACATGATGGAACGATCACATCTTATAGACAATTAATTAAAAACGAAAAGCTGACACGGGAAGACTTTTTAAAAGATGCCGGATGGGTAAGAGAAATCGTTCACCTTTAGCAAACAAGAGTACCTGAAACTGAAATCAATCCCCACGCCACTTGATCCAAATACATAAACACTCCTCAACCTGCAAATAACTAAAAAGTTAAAGCAGAATGGAGTTGAAAATAATGAAAGTAAAACGTATCAGTTCATTATTAATGATCGCGCTTATCTCTTTTAGTCCTCTTATGCAAAAATCAGAAGTGGAACTGATTCCACAAAACAAATATCCAACCGTAATGGAACTTGCCTTCCTGCGGGAGTTAGGACCGTCTATTCTGGAAGCAATGTATGCACAAGGTGACCGTCAGTTATTCACTTCTGAACGAATAGAGAAAATTGTTCGAAATAAGCAGGATGATCAATATGATGTCACAATTAGGGTGATTGGTTATGAAGGACCGTTTAACCCTCACTATCAATTAATCCGGCTGACATTGCGCATCCCTGGTGACGATGCAAAAGAGTTTAGTGTTGTGTCCTATGAGCGAAAATATATTACTGCAGACGAAGTGAAGAAATTGAGTGAATTTACTAAGTAATGAATAGTTGTCTTCTGTTTCTTAATACAAAAATAAATTTACCCTTAAGTTAAGTTCATCAGCTTTAATCGAAAATTTCTACACATTTTTGCAGTAAGAAAGGTATCCCATGAATTTAAATCACCCAATTGCAACCGGAAATACAGCCAGCATTTATTTACATAATGAAAAGGTTTATAAAATGTTTAACAGGAATCTCCCTGCAGATGAAGCATCACGGGAAGCAGTAAAGCAGCGCTACGCATATGCCTGCGGATTAAACGTACCACAGGTGTATGAGGTCATTGATATTAACGGACAGCAGGGAATCGTGATGGAGCATATGATTGGGAAATCGCTTGGAGAGCTGGCATTTGAAGACATCACGAATGCCGAACCGTATTTACACACTTCAGTTCAGGTTCAGCAGGAGATTCATAGAGTAAGAGCGGATGTCATAGAGCCAATGCACAAAAAACTGCAGCGGCAGATTGAATCTGCAGACCTTCTAACACATATTCAAAAGAGTCAATTACTGAAAAAGCTTGGTGATCTATCAGGTGAAAGCAGGCTTTGCCATGGTGATTTTCATCTGTATAACTTAATCAGTTCAGATAATAAAACTGTTATTTTGGACTGGGTGGATGCAAGCGCGGGAAGTCCTGCAGCAGATGTCTGTCGTTCTTATTTGCTCTACACACAGGTGTCTGAGCAAATAGCCAGCCTTTATCTGAAAATCTATTGCGATACAAGCAGCATCTCCCGCGATGAAATCATTGAGTGGGCACCAGTCATCGCAGGTGCCAGACTGGCTGAGCATGTACAATCAGAAAATCCTGAACGTTTACTTAGGATTGTGAGTAAACATTATTGAATAAGGGGGAGAAAGCATGAGTAAATCATTCATTGAACAGGTTCACTATATTAGAATCCCTGTAAGAGATTTAGAACAATCTGCAAAATGGTACAGTGACATTTTAGGTCTTCAATTGTTAACCATCACGGAAGAACCGGTTGCGATTATCAAAGTGAACGAAGGACCTTTTTTACTGGCATTGGTGCCTGCTGATGAAGAATCCTTTTCACATTTTACAATCAATAACGAACCGGCATTCAGCATTGGTTTCTCGAGTTCCAAATTACCTGAATTCCATCAGCATCTACTGGATCACGGGGCTAAGGTAGAGGATATTCAGGAATATCAGGGGCATTCATATTTCCACTTTTACGATCTGAATGGGAATAAGCTTCAGGTGCATTGGTAAGGTGATTTCAATCAAAAGCACACCAGAACGTATGGACAAGGCTGTAAAATAAAATCAAAGGAATATTTAAATACGCTTCATCTATCTGACCTTCATATACTCTTTTAAGACCGGCCGGACTTTTCGTGAAGCCTATATCAGTCTGTTGATTGCCGATGATTTTCACACTTCCAAATAACTTGGCTTTAAAAGTGATCTCAGGCTGACCTTCAATACTTATGTCGATTTGATCCGTTTTGAAAATGCCTTCAGGTGTTTTGATATGTCCGATTGGCTGATCATTTTTAAAAACCTGCCATTCTGCTCCCCTTGTGAGTTTGAAGCCGGTTTGATCAATCCTATAGATATCGCCGGTTTGAAATTCTTCAATTGTCATATTGACATCATATCTGGTTGTGCTGCTGGTGTTCTTGAAGTAGCGTTTTATTTGTCCGATTTCACGATGTTCATGCGAAATGATGACAGGTTTTTCTGTCCGTCCTATAAAAGGTGATTGATACTTGAAGTCCATTTGAATCCCTCTTTTACATCAGTTGTCTGTTAAGTAAATCTATAAATGATTCACCTTTAAGCCACTAAAACCGCTTCAATTTCTGAAGCTCCTTCACGCGCGTTCTCCTTTTTCGAAAATCATTATATATGGAAATTGTACAAGAAACATTTAACCAGATACAAACACTGTCCTTTTTTCGTGCAGTTTATATTCCGTTTATATTCAGGATGTAGACTTCACTGTGAAGACGAAAAAGGAAGTGACAAGATGAATCGGATTTTACAACCAATTACTGATTTCGTGTCTACACGAAAAGGCATGTGGCTCACATTAATCGCATGGGTGGTGCTGTCCGTCTTATTAAGTGCCGGCCCGCCTGCGTCTGAGTACCGGAGTGCAAGCTTTCAATCGCTCCCGGATGACGCGCAGAGTATCATTGCAGAAAATAAAGTGAAAGAACTGTTCCCTGATGATCAGGCGACACCTGGTATTCTTGTGTTTAATGCACAGGAGGAGATACAGGCTTCTGATGTGCAGGCTGTACTTGACGAGATCAGAGAGGCAGAACTGACAGGCGTTCAGGAAATGATGGATCTATCCGTGCTTCCGCCTCAGGCACTTGAAGGATTCTTCTCAGAAGACAGCCGGACGTTTATCTTTCCAATCGAGCTTGAGCCCGGCATTGGGAATGATAAGTATAGTGAAATCAATGATGAAATTCTCTCGATCGGGCAGACGTATGGAGAAGAGCAGGATGCTTTTGATTTTTATGTGACCGGACCTGCCGGCATTGCGGGCGATACGTTAAAACTGTTTGAGGAAGCTGACTTTGTATTATTGCTTGCCACAATCGGTATTATCTTAGTGCTATTAATTCTGATCTACCGTTCACCGTTACTTGCGGTTATTCCGCTGCTTGCGACGGCGATTGTGTATCAGGTTACAAACCAGATGATTGGTCTGCTTGGAGCGGGCGGTCTTGAGATTAACAATGCAACGACTTCAATTATGAGTATTTTATTATTTGCTGCAGTAACGGATTATTCACTGTTTGTATTTTCACGGTTTAAAGAAGAGCTTTATCAATACGAAAATAAGCATACAGCGATGGCAGTCGCAATGAGAGCGACCGGGAAGCCGGTTTTCTTTGCGGGGGCAACGGTACTTGCAGCCATGCTCGTTCTTTTCATGGCGGACTTCCGTGATTATCAGAACTTCGCGCCCGTGTTCAGTACAGCGCTCGTCGTGATTATTCTGGCGTCAGTGACCCTTGTGCCGGCTTTATTTACTTTGTTCGGACGTAAAGCTTTTTGGCCAAAGGTTCCGCATTACGGGAAGCAGCCGAAGGAGGAAAAGGGTCTCTGGACGCGCATTGCTGAACTGGTCACACGCCGCCCTTATGTATCAGGTGGAGCGGTGCTGGTCTTATTGATCGTAGCTTCACTGAATTTATTCAACCTTGAATATGAGTTTGATATGGTCAAATCATTCCCTGAGAATTTACCATCCAGGAGCGGCTATGAAATTGTTGAATCTAACTTCGATAAAGGTCGGCTGGCACCAATGACGGTTGTGCTCGAAGGGGAGGATGGGTTAAATGAAGAAGTGCGTACTTCATTTGAAGAGTTCCTGGCAAATGAGGATGCAGTGGCTTCCTTCCGTCCTGCAAATGAAACAGAGGATGGTTCAGCCGTCAGTTATTCCGTGACGCTGTCACTAAATCCTTATACGACAGAGGCGATGGATGCCGTAGATGCTATGAGAGCTGAAACAAGTGAATACGATGATGCTGCGGTCTACTGGTCAGGTATGACGCCGAAACTGGTAGATGAGCAGAATATCAACAATCAGGATATAATCAGGATCGTGATTGCAGAAACGATATTAATTATCGTACTGTTATTCTTTATGACACGTTCTTGGAAAATGCCGCTTTATATGATGGCGACGATTCTGCT
Proteins encoded:
- a CDS encoding metallophosphoesterase family protein; its protein translation is MKIAVMTDIHGNAPALKSVLHELDRRGDVKHIYCLGDMIGIGPDTNEVLEILFARNDVSMMTGNHDEAVLALLKGEEHPLSHAHAKAHHQWIADKMDKIFISRLDQLPRTLNVTVEGQTILFTHYHIEQKKLNDHISQDPFSRIVEPELESLKTLFKEHKERLICFGHHHPLHYFKDHDQYFLNPGSLGCSSKPAAPYAIVNVEQAGIEVSLQEAFYDKTEFLASYELLQVPDRNFLMRVFHGEK
- a CDS encoding AAA family ATPase; protein product: MVHLKSVHINQDRIPVNEYPFNLPIIKNLGSLAFHKQVTILVGDNGTGKSTLLEAIASNSESILIGGEAFDSELSVKLRDQLKLVWRIKTRKGFFFRANDFNHFINRLKDIKAESRQAIRDIKERDSNSLEVMPYARTLSDLERLYGQGLEVRSHGESFLDLFQARLQPDGLYILDEPEAPLSPLKQLTLISMMKEMVQNNCQFIIATHSPILMAFPDAEILSIQDGMLQQATYDELEHVTLTRDFLNHPERFLRHL
- a CDS encoding histidine phosphatase family protein — translated: MEIVFVRHAQGEHTLQLPESLQLQNPALTDEGILQAARLPTEIPLTERDIIVTSPVRRTMQTASVWSQSIDCRKIVSPLVSPRMFPQKPDGQTLPCDRILNKDVINKEFPNFVLENDLHEKLWISGINTLPEQAFHLVAQSFLKWCKRQNAERICVVSHDGTITSYRQLIKNEKLTREDFLKDAGWVREIVHL
- a CDS encoding phosphotransferase family protein; this encodes MNLNHPIATGNTASIYLHNEKVYKMFNRNLPADEASREAVKQRYAYACGLNVPQVYEVIDINGQQGIVMEHMIGKSLGELAFEDITNAEPYLHTSVQVQQEIHRVRADVIEPMHKKLQRQIESADLLTHIQKSQLLKKLGDLSGESRLCHGDFHLYNLISSDNKTVILDWVDASAGSPAADVCRSYLLYTQVSEQIASLYLKIYCDTSSISRDEIIEWAPVIAGARLAEHVQSENPERLLRIVSKHY
- a CDS encoding VOC family protein; the encoded protein is MSKSFIEQVHYIRIPVRDLEQSAKWYSDILGLQLLTITEEPVAIIKVNEGPFLLALVPADEESFSHFTINNEPAFSIGFSSSKLPEFHQHLLDHGAKVEDIQEYQGHSYFHFYDLNGNKLQVHW
- a CDS encoding MMPL family transporter; translation: MNRILQPITDFVSTRKGMWLTLIAWVVLSVLLSAGPPASEYRSASFQSLPDDAQSIIAENKVKELFPDDQATPGILVFNAQEEIQASDVQAVLDEIREAELTGVQEMMDLSVLPPQALEGFFSEDSRTFIFPIELEPGIGNDKYSEINDEILSIGQTYGEEQDAFDFYVTGPAGIAGDTLKLFEEADFVLLLATIGIILVLLILIYRSPLLAVIPLLATAIVYQVTNQMIGLLGAGGLEINNATTSIMSILLFAAVTDYSLFVFSRFKEELYQYENKHTAMAVAMRATGKPVFFAGATVLAAMLVLFMADFRDYQNFAPVFSTALVVIILASVTLVPALFTLFGRKAFWPKVPHYGKQPKEEKGLWTRIAELVTRRPYVSGGAVLVLLIVASLNLFNLEYEFDMVKSFPENLPSRSGYEIVESNFDKGRLAPMTVVLEGEDGLNEEVRTSFEEFLANEDAVASFRPANETEDGSAVSYSVTLSLNPYTTEAMDAVDAMRAETSEYDDAAVYWSGMTPKLVDEQNINNQDIIRIVIAETILIIVLLFFMTRSWKMPLYMMATILLSFTAALGIGIFAVDVLFGYEAISTRVPLYAFIFLVALGIDYNIILVSRFLEERQKLAIKPALKRSIASTGGVISSAGVILAATFAALMTMPIADLFVFGFIVAIGILIDTFLVRGVLLPALILFFEKDKTTKA